In a single window of the Papaver somniferum cultivar HN1 chromosome 8, ASM357369v1, whole genome shotgun sequence genome:
- the LOC113305677 gene encoding uncharacterized protein LOC113305677 — protein MEESGSTPASVNSNALLPPLHPPPRSSNASTEVSSVAKVPTAGEAPSAPAANVSDAGTITVTAPASKKRKKTSWVWDHVDMDPPPSIMVTCKKCKQRMKADSSTHGTGSLNNHLRKCLNLIPKDSGQSTLSFEPARLGEDEKLVAVTFCQDSCRKALIIFIIVDEQPFRIVEGEGFREFCKVLESRFKIPSRITVRRDVMELFEYEKVRLKNYFKVNKVRVCLTTDTWSSLQKLGYMVITAHWIDASWKLHKKIISFIQIVGHSGETIGRMIGTCLLDWEIENVFTITLDNVFSNDVAITYLQNQVLRKNSDLVKSFLQVRCAAHVLALVVKHGMKEYDISIKRIRAVVKYCMSSPARLKKFMDCVAYEKIECKKGLVLDVDTRWNSTFTMLDSAEKYQPAFERLEYEDKAFKKKFCFVESQIPLVSSTSSTSTVDNQPDWDVDENQDADLSSDEEVIATAKRGKKRKRTSSDKAPSAPPLHAPYPSDWSYARAFAKFLKVFFDFTVKFSASTHVIAHEFLFHVSVIHRTLNTWANHKDTFLSSMGLKMQSKYNEYWGRYEKMNNLMFIFVLLNPQDKELGLKFLLGQLGIGGGYLRTELMDLVMRDFKALFEEYWDVQMSAGNSTVVTDSSGGNTVGAEPDDEGDCAAAALMAERAREEEESFDDEGKNELETYLREKREPRKEKVSFDILGWWKTNSTSGI, from the exons ATGGAGGAATCAGGATCAACACCA GCTTCCGTTAACTCAAATGCATTGTTGCCACCACTACATCCTCCTCCAAGATCTTCTAACGCCTCTACTGAAGTTAGTTCAGTTGCAAAAGTACCAACTGCTGGTGAAGCTCCATCTGCACCAGCTGCCAATGTTTCCGATGCTGGTACCATCACTGTCACTGCACCAGCTTCTAAGAAGCGGAAGAAAACTTCATGGGTTTGGGATCACGTTGATATGGACCCTCCTCCTTCGATAATGGTAACTTGCAAGAAATGTAAACAGAGAATGAAAGCTGACTCTTCTAcacatgggaccggctccttgaatAACCATTTAAGAAAGTGTCTGAATCTTATTCCTAAGGATTCTGGTCAGTCGACTCTTTCTTTTGAACCTGCTAGGCTGGGAGAAGATGAAAAGTTAGTTGCTGTAACTTTTTGTCAGGATTCGTGTAGAAAAGCATTGATTATATTCATCATAGTGGATGAGCAGCCTTTTAGAATAGTTGAGGGGGAAGGTTTCCGAGAATTTTGCAAGGTACTTGAGAGTAGATTCAAGATACCATCTCGTATCACTGTACGGAGAGATGTTATGGAACTGTTTGAGTACGAGAAAGTGAGATTGAAGAATTATTTCAAGGTTAATAAAGTCAGAGTTTGCCTCACCACTGACACATGGAGCTCACTTCAGAAGTTGGGATATATGGTTATTACAGCACATTGGATAGATGCTAGCTGGAAGTTGCACAAGAAGATCATTAGTTTCATCCAAATTGTAGGTCATAGCGGTGAGACTATTGGTAGGATGATAGGAACATGCTTGTTAGATTGGGAGATCGAAAATGTGTTTACTATAACTTTAGATAACGTTTTTTCCAACGATGTAGCTATAACATATCTGCAAAACCAAGTACTCAGAAAGAATTCAGATTTAGTGAAGAGTTTCTTACAAGTGAGATGCGCTGCTCACGTCCTTGCCCTTGTTGTAAAGCATGGAATGAAGGAGTATGACATCTCAATTAAGAGAATAAGGGCAGTAGTGAAGTATTGTATGAGTTCTCCTGCAAGATTGAAAAAATTTATGGACTGTGTCGCTTACGAGAAGATTGAATGCAAGAAGGGTTTGGTCCTAGATGTAGACACCCGTTGGAATTCGACATTTACTATGTTAGACTCAGCTGAGAAGTATCAGCCAGCTTTTGAGAGGTTAGAGTATGAGGACAAGGCATTCAAGAAGAAGTTCTGTTTTGTTGAAAGTCAAATTCCTTTAGTTTCTTCTACTTCTAGTACTTCCACCGTTGATAACCAACCTGACTGGGATGTGGATGAAAACCAAGATGCAGACTTAAGTTCTGATGAAGAAGTTATTGCTACTGCAAAgagaggaaagaaacgcaagagaACAAGTTCTGATAAGGCCCCATCAGCACCTCCTTTGCATGCGCCATACCCATCAGATTGGTCGTATGCTAGAGCCTTCGCGAAGTTTTTGAAGGTATTTTTTGATTTTACTGTCAAGTTCTCTGCTTCTACTCATGTTATTGCACACGAATTCTTGTTTCATGTGAGTGTTATTCATCGAACTTTAAACACATgggcaaatcacaaagatacattTCTTTCTAGCATGGGTCTTAAAATGCAAAGTAAATATAACGAGTATTGGGGAcgttatgaaaagatgaacaatcttatgtttatttttgtattattgAATCCACAAGATAAAGAATTAGGATTGAAGTTTCTTCTTGGCCAGTTAGGAATTGGTGGTGGTTATTTGAGAACAGAACTAATGGATCTTGTAATGAGGGACTTTAAggcactttttgaagaatactgggATGTCCAAATGAGTGCTGGAAACTCAACAGTTGTAACAGATAGTAGTGGTGGTAATACTGTTGGCGCTGAACCAGATGATGAAGGAGATTGTGCTGCAGCCGCCCTTATGGCAGAGAgagcaagagaagaagaggaaagttttgatgatgaagGAAAAAATGAGCTGGAGACTTATTTGAGAGAGAAACGAGAACCGCGGAAAGAGAAAGTTTCTTTTGATATCTTAGGTTGGTGGAAGACGAACTCGACTAG TGGCATCTGA